The Accipiter gentilis chromosome 14, bAccGen1.1, whole genome shotgun sequence genome contains a region encoding:
- the MYH7B gene encoding myosin-7B codes for MSMLDMSVFGEAAEYLRKSYTEQLKLQTIPFDGKKRVWIPDEKEAYIEVEIKESTGGKVTVETKNKETRVVKEDEVQLMNPPKFDMIEDMAMLTHLNEASVLYNLKRRYSHWMIYTYSGLFCVTINPYKWLPVYTAPVVAAYKGKRRSEAPPHIYSIADNAYNDMLRNRENQSMLITGESGAGKTVNTKRVIQYFAIVAALGDTPGKKLAALATKTGGTLEDQIIEANPAMEAFGNAKTIRNDNSSRFGKFIRIHFGPSGKLASADIDIYLLEKSRVIFQQPKERSYHIYYQILSGKKPELQDMLLLSLNPYDYHFCSQGVTTVDNLDDGEELMATDHAMDILGFSNDEKYGSYKIVGAIMHFGNMKFKQKQREEQAEADGTESADKAAYLMGISSADLIKGLLHPRVKVGNEYVTKGQNVEQVVYAVGALAKATYDRMFKWLVTRINKTLDTKLARQFFIGVLDIAGFEIFDFNSFEQLCINFTNEKLQQFFNHHMFVLEQEEYKKEGIEWVFIDFGLDLQACIDLIEKPLGILSILEEECMFPKASDMSFKAKLYDNHIGKSPNFQKPRPDKKRKYEAHFELVHYAGVVPYNIIGWLDKNKDPLNETVVSVFQKSQNKLLASLYENYVSSTSEEPHKPGTKEKRKKAASFQTVSQLHKENLNKLMTNLRSTQPHFVRCIIPNETKTPGAMDSFLVLHQLRCNGVLEGIRICRKGFPNRILYADFKQRYRILNPAAIPDDKFVDSRKATEKLLSSLELDHSQYKFGHTKVFFKAGLLGMLEEMRDERLAKILTMLQARLRGHLMRIEYQKIISRREALYTIQWNIRAFNAVKNWSWMKLFFKIKPLLKSAQTEKEMANLKEEFQKLKEALEKSEAKRKELEEKQVSMIQEKNDLALQLQAEQDNLADAEERCDLLIKSKIQLEAKVKELTERLEDEEEMNSDLTAKKRKLEDECAELKKDIDDLEITLAKVEKEKHATENKVKNLIEEMAALDEIIAKLTKEKKALQEAHQQALDDLQAEEDKVNTLTKAKVKLEQQVDDLESSLEQEKKVRMDLERAKRKLEGDLKLTQESVMDLENDKQQLEEKLKKKDFEISQLNSRIEDGQVTEAQLQKKIKELQARIEELEEELEAERAARAKVEKQRAEVSRELEELSERLEEAGGATATQLEMNKKREAEFLKLRRDLEEATLQHESTAAALRKKHADSVAELSEQIDNLQRVKQKLEKEKSEMKMEVDDLSSNIEYLTKNKANAEKLCRTYEDQLSEAKSKVDELQRQLADVSTQRGRLQTENGELSRLLEEKESFINQLSRGKASFTQNIEELKRQLEEETKSKNALAHALQASRHDCDLLREQYEEEVEAKSELQRNLSKANAEVAQWRTKYETDAIQRTEELEEAKKKLAIRLQEAEEAVEAAHAKCSSLEKTKHRLQTEIEDLSVDLERANSACAALDKKQRNFDRILAEWKQKYEETQAELEASQKESRSLSTELFKLKNAYEESLDNLETLKRENKNLQEEIADLTDQISLSGKTIHELEKLKKALESEKSDIQAALEEAEGALEHEESKTLRIQLELNQIKADVDRKLAEKDEEFENLRRNHQRAMDSMQATLDAEARAKNEAVRLRKKMEGDLNEMEIQLSHANRQAAEFQKLGRQLQAQIKDLQIELDDTQRHNDDLKEQAAALERRNNLLLAEVEELRAALEQAERSRKLAEQELLEATERVNLLHSQNTGLINQKKKLETDISQLSSEVEDAVQECRNAEEKAKKAITDAAMMAEELKKEQDTSAHLERMKKNMEQTIKDLQMRLDEAEQIALKGGKKQIQKLEARVRELEGELDMEQKKMAEAQKGIRKYERRIKELSYQAEEDRKNLTRMQDLIDKLQSKVKSYKRQFEEAEQQANSNLVKYRKVQHELDDAEERADIAETQVNKLRARTREVITSKHE; via the exons ATGTCTATGCTGGACATGAGTGTGTTTGGGGAGGCTGCTGAATACCTCCGGAAAAGCTACACAGAGCAGCTGAAGCTTCAGACAATCCCGTTCGATG gaaAGAAGCGAGTTTGGATCCCGGATGAGAAAGAAGCTTATATTGAAGTGGAAATCAAAGAAAGCACTGGTGGCAAAGTCACTGTGGAAACCAAAAATAAGGAA ACACGGGTGGTGAAGGAGGATGAGGTGCAGCTCATGAACCCCCCCAAGTTCGACATGATTGAGGACATGGCGATGCTGACGCACCTCAACGAGGCCTCTGTCCTCTACAACTTGAAGCGCCGCTACTCCCATTGGATGATCTAC acCTACTCGGGGCTCTTCTGTGTCACCATCAACCCCTACAAGTGGCTGCCCGTCTACACCGCGCCGGTGGTGGCAGCCTACAAGGGCAAGCGGCGCTCCGAGGCACCCCCGCACATCTACTCCATTGCCGACAATGCCTACAACGACATGCTACGCA ACCGCGAAAACCAGTCCATGCTCATCAC CGGAGAATCTGGTGCTGGTAAGACTGTAAACACCAAGCGGGTCATTCAGTACTTTGCCATTGTCGCAGCCTTGGGCGACACACCGGGCAAGAAATTA gCAGCTCTTGCCACTAAAACTGGG gGCACCCTCGAAGATCAAATCATTGAGGCTAACCCAGCTATGGAAGCTTTTGGCAATGCCAAAACCATAAGAAATGACAACTCCTCGCGTTTT GGCAAGTTCATCCGGATCCATTTTGGCCCCTCAGGGAAGCTGGCCTCTGCAGACATTGATATCT ATCTTCTGGAAAAATCAAGAGTGATTTTCCAGCAACCCAAAGAGCGAAGCTACCACATCTACTACCAGATCCTCTCTGGGAAGAAACCAGAGTTGCAAG AtatgctgctgctctccctcaACCCCTATGACTACCACTTCTGCTCTCAGGGTGTAACAACTGTGGACAACCTGGATGATGGCGAGGAACTCATGGCGACAGAT CACGCCATGGACATCTTGGGCTTCAGCAATGATGAGAAATACGGCTCCTATAAAATAGTGGGCGCTATTATGCACTTCGGCAACATGAAGTTCAAGCAAAAGCAGCGAGAAGAGCAGGCAGAGGCTGATGGCACTGAAA GTGCTGACAAAGCTGCCTACCTCATGGGAATCAGCTCAGCTGACCTCATCAAGGGGTTGCTCCATCCTCGTGTGAAAGTGGGCAATGAATACGTGACCAAAGGTCAGAATGTGGAACAG GTTGTCTATGCTGTGGGAGCTCTGGCTAAAGCCACGTATGATCGCATGTTCAAGTGGCTGGTGACTCGGATCAACAAGACCCTAGATACCAAGCTGGCCAGACAGTTCTTCATCGGAGTACTGGACATTGCAGGCTTCGAGATCTTTGAT TTCAACAGCTTTGAGCAGCTGTGCATCAACTTCACCAACGAGAAGCTGCAACAGTTCTTCAACCACCACATGTTTGTCCTGGAGCAAGAAGAATACAAGAAGGAAGGCATCGAATGGGTCTTCATTGACTTTGGCCTGGACCTGCAAGCTTGCATCGACCTGATTGAGAAG ccacTGGGAATCCTGTCCATCCTTGAAGAGGAGTGCATGTTCCCGAAAGCCTCTGACATGTCATTCAAAGCTAAGCTCTATGACAACCACATTGGGAAGTCACCCAACTTCCAGAAGCCCCGGCCGGATAAAAAGCGGAAATACGAGGCCCACTTTGAGCTAGTGCACTATGCTGGTGTG GTGCCATACAACATCATTGGGTGGCTGGACAAGAACAAGGACCCCCTGAATGAGACAGTGGTGTCTGTCTTCCAAAAATCCCAAAACAAGCTCCTGGCCTCTCTCTATGAAAACTACGTGAGCTCTACTTCAG AGGAACCTCACAAGCCAGGGACCAAGGAGAAACGTAAAAAGGCAGCTTCTTTCCAAACAGTGTCACAGCTGCACAAG GAGAATCTCAACAAGCTGATGACCAACCTGCGCTCCACTCAGCCCCACTTTGTCCGCTGCATCATCCCCAATGAGACAAAGACCCCAG GAGCCATGGATTCCTTCCTGGTGCTGCACCAGCTGCGGTGTAATGGTGTCCTTGAAGGTATCCGCATCTGCCGTAAGGGATTCCCCAACAGGATCCTCTATGCAGACTTCAAGCAACG CTACCGTATCCTGAATCCAGCAGCCATTCCAGATGACAAGTTTGTGGACAGCAGGAAGGCCACAGAGAAGCTGCTGAGCTCCCTTGAACTGGACCACTCACAGTACAAGTTTGGTCATACCAAG GTGTTTTTCAAGGCTGGTTTGTTGGGCATGCTGGAAGAGATGCGAGATGAGCGCCTGGCCAAGATCCTGACCATGCTGCAGGCCAGACTCCGTGGGCACCTCATGCGCATTGAATATCAGAAGATCATCAGCAGGAG GGAAGCCCTCTATACCATCCAGTGGAACATCCGGGCCTTCAATGCTGTCAAGAATTGGTCCTGGATGAAGCTGTTCTTCAAGATTAAGCCTTTACTCAAGTCTGCTCAGACTGAGAAGGAAATGGCCAACCTGAAGGAGGAGTTCCAGAAGCTGAAGGAGGCTCTGGAGAAGTCAGAGGCTAAGAGGAAGGAACTGGAAGAGAAGCAGGTCTCCATGATCCAGGAGAAGAATGACCTGGCTCTCCAGCTGCAGGCA GAGCAAGACAACCTGGCAGATGCAGAGGAACGCTGTGACCTGCTGATCAAGTCCAAGATCCAGCTGGAAGCCAAGGTGAAGGAGCTGACAGAGCgtctggaggatgaggaggagatgAACTCAGACCTCACCGCCAAGAAACGCAAGCTGGAGGATGAGTGTGCAGAGCTGAAGAAGGACATCGATGACCTAGAGATCACGCTGGCCAaggtggagaaggagaagcatgCCACGGAGAATAAG GTTAAAAACCTGATTGAAGAGATGGCTGCTCTGGATGAGATCATTGCCAAgctgacaaaagagaagaaagcactgCAAGAAGCACATCAGCAGGCCCTGGATGACCTGCAGGCTGAGGAAGACAAGGTCAACACACTGACCAAAGCCAAGGTCAAACTGGAGCAGCAAGTGGATGAT CTGGAAAGCTCTCttgaacaagaaaagaaagtccGCATGGACCTGGAAAGAGCAAAGAGGAAGCTTGAAGGAGACCTGAAGTTGACACAAGAGTCTGTAATGGATCTGGAGAATGAcaaacagcagctggaggagaaacTCAAAAA GAAAGACTTTGAAATCAGTCAACTGAATTCAAGGATTGAAGATGGGCAAGTGACTGAGGCTCAGCTGCAGAAGAAGATCAAGGAGCTCCAG GCCCGCAttgaggagctggaggaggaactCGAGGCTGAGCGTGCTGCCAGAGCCAAGGTGGAGAAGCAGCGGGCAGAAGTGTCacgggagctggaggagctgagtgagcggctggaggaggctggtggggcaACGGCCACGCAGCTGGAGATGAACAAGAAGCGGGAAGCAGAATTCCTGAAGCTGCGGCGGGACCTGGAGGAGGCAACCCTGCAGCATGAGTCCACGGCGGCTGCCCTGCGGAAAAAGCATGCAGATAGCGTGGCAGAGCTGAGCGAGCAGATTGACAACCTGCAGCGTGtcaagcagaagctggagaaggagaagagcgAGATGAAGATGGAGGTGGATGATCTGTCATCCAACATTGAATACCTCACCAAGAACAAG GCCAATGCCGAGAAGCTGTGCCGCACCTATGAGGACCAGCTGAGCGAGGCCAAGTCCAAAGTGGATGAGCTGCAGCGACAGCTGGCTGACGTGAGCACGCAGAGGGGCAGGCTGCAGACCGAGAATG GGGAGCTTAGTCggctgctggaggagaaggagTCCTTCATCAACCAGCTGAGCCGTGGCAAGGCCTCATTCACACAGAACATTGAGGAACTCAAGAGGCAGCTGGAGGAAGAGACCAAG AGCAAGAACGCCCTGGCCCATGCCCTGCAAGCCTCCCGGCACGACTGTGACCTGCTGCGGGAGCAGTATGAGGAGGAAGTGGAGGCTAAGAGTGAGCTCCAGAGGAACTTGTCCAAGGCCAATGCAGAAGTGGCCCAGTGGAGAACCAAGTATGAGacagatgccatccagaggacagaggagctggaggaagcCAA GAAGAAGCTGGCCATCCGactgcaggaggcagaggaggcagTGGAGGCTGCCCATGCCAAGTGCTCCTCGCTGGAAAAGACCAAGCACCGTCTGCAGACAGAGATTGAGGACCTCTCGGTGGACCTGGAGCGCGCCAACTCGGCCTGTGCTGCCCTGGACAAGAAGCAGCGCAACTTTGACAGGATCCTGGCTGAGTGGAAGCAGAAGTATGAGGAgacccaggcagagctggaggcatCACAGAAGGAGTCACGCAGCTTGAGCACAGAGCTCTTCAAGCTCAAGAATGCCTATGAGGAGTCCCTGGACAACCTGGAGACCCTCAAGAGGGAGAACAAGAACCTGCAGG AGGAAATTGCCGATCTGACTGACCAGATCAGTCTGAGTGGCAAAACCATCCATGAgctggagaagctgaagaaagcCCTGGAGAGTGAGAAGAGCGATATCCAGGCAGCTCTGGAGGAGGCTGAG GGAGCCCTGGAGCATGAGGAGAGCAAGACGCTGCGCATCCAGCTGGAGCTGAACCAGATAAAGGCTGATGTGGACAGGAAGCTGGCAGAGAAGGACGAGGAGTTTGAGAACCTGAG GCGCAACCACCAGCGTGCCATGGACTCCATGCAGGCCACTCTGGATGCAGAGGCCCGGGCCAAGAACGAGGCTGTTCGCCTgaggaagaagatggagggagacCTGAACGAGATGGAGATCCAGCTAAGCCATGCCAATCGCCAGGCTGCTGAGTTCCAGAAACTGGGCCGCCAGCTCCAGGCCCAGATCAAG GACCTGCAAATTGAGTTGGATGACACTCAACGCCACAATGATGACCTgaaggagcaggcagctgccctggaGCGCCGCAAcaacctgctgctggcagaggtggAGGAGCTGCGGGCAGCACTGGAGcaagcagagaggagcaggaagctggcagagcaggagctgctggaggccaCTGAGAGGGTCAATCTGCTCCATTCCCAG AACACGGGCTTAATCAACCAAAAGAAGAAGCTGGAGACTGACATCTCACAGCTGAGCAGCGAGGTGGAGGACGCGGTGCAGGAGTGCCGTAACGCTGAGGAGAAGGCGAAGAAGGCTATCACGGAT GCTGCCATGatggcagaagagctgaagaaggagcaggaCACGAGTGCACACCTGGAGCGGATGAAGAAGAACATGGAGCAGACCATCAAGGACTTGCAGATGCGCCTGGACGAAGCAGAGCAGATTGCTCTCAAGGGGGGCAAGAAGCAGATCCAGAAGCTGGAGGCCAGG GTGCGGGAGCTGGAGGGAGAGCTGGATATGGAGCAGAAGAAGATGGCGGAAGCCCAGAAGGGCATTCGCAAGTATGAGCGGAGGATCAAGGAGCTGAGCTACCAG GCCGAGGAAGACCGGAAGAACCTGACACGGATGCAGGACCTGATCGACAAGCTGCAAAGCAAGGTCAAGAGCTACAAACGCCAGTTTGAGGAGGCG GAGCAGCAGGCCAACTCCAACCTGGTCAAGTACCGCAAGGTGCAGCACGAGCTGGATGATGCCGAGGAGCGTGCTGACATCGCCGAGACGCAGGTCAACAAGCTGCGTGCCCGCACCAGGGAGGTCATCACTTCCAAG CACGAGTAG